TGACTGGCGCGAGGCAGTCGAATGCGCCGGCGGAAGCCAGGGACTTGAGCTGCGCGGTGTTGAAGTGTGACGCGCCGCGCTTGCAGAAATCGAAGATGTCCGTGAACGGGCCGTTGGCTTCGCGCTCGGCGAGAAACCCGTCGATGGCGGAAATGCCGCCGATGGCGGTCAGTCCGAACCGGATCCCCCAGGTGCCGTCGTCACGCTGCTCGGGGGCAAAGCGCCCCTTCGACCGGTTGATGTCGGGCTGCAGGAACTCAACGCCGACAGCATCCATGTCGCCCTTGATGAGGGATTTGCGCTCGGCCTCCTTTTCATAGCTCAGCAGGGCCGAGAAGTACTCCACCGGATAGTGGCATTTCAGCCAGGCCGTTTGGTAGGCAATCAGCGCATAGGCCGCAGCATGCGACTTGTTGAAGCCGTAGCCTGCAAACTTCTCGATCAGATCGAAGAGTTCGGCAGCCTTCTTGTCGGGCGTACCCCGGCTCGTGGCGCCCTCGATGAAACGCCCCTTCTCCTTGGCCATCTCCTCGGGGATCTTCTTGCCCATGGCGCGCCGAAGGAGGTCCGCCTGTCCAAGGCTGTAGCCGGCGACCTCCTGGGCCACCTTCATCACCTGCTCCTGATAGACCATGATCCCGAAGGTCTCTTCCAGGAACGGCTTCGTCCGGTCGACAGGCTCGGGATAGACAGGGGTTTCCGCGCCAAGCTTGCGCTTGCAGTAGGTCGGGATCATCTCCATCGGACCGGGGCGAAACAGCGAGACGGCCGCGATCAGGTCCTCGAACCGGCTGACGCGCATCTTCGTCAGCACGTCCTTCATGCCGGCGCTTTCAAACTGGAACACGCCATTGGCACGCCCCTCGGCCAGCATCGCGTAGACTGCGGCGTCCTCCAGCGGCAATGTCGAAATGTCGACATCGATGCCTTTGGTCGCCTTGATATGGTTCAGGGCGTGCTTGATGACCGTCAGGTTCTTGAGCGCAAGGAAGTCGAACTTCACCAGCCCTGCCTTCTCGACCTCCTTCATGTTGAATTGGGCGATCTGCGTCCCGGTCTTCTCGTCGAAGCCGACCGGAACGAATTCAGTCAGCGGCTTGTCTGCCATGACGACGCCAGCGGCGTGCATGGAGGACGTCCGAAAGAGACCTTCGATCTTCAGGGCGTTCCGATAGGCGGCGCCAGCCCGCTTGCTCTCTCCGACGAGCGACTTGAACTCATCGACCTCGGCATAGACCTGGGCGAGGGTCTTGGGGTCCGACGGCTTGTCATGGACCAGAGCTCGCAGCCGATTGACTTCGAAGACGCTTAGGCCGGCTTCGTCCTTGTGCTGGACGACACGGCCGGCATCATTCAGCGCCGTTTTCGCCTTCACCTGGGTGAACGTCGCGATCCGGGCGACGCAGTCGAGGCCGTACTTGTGGCTGACGTACTGGATAACCTCTTCGCAGCGGTCCGTGCAGAAATCGACGTCGAAGTCCGGCATCGAGACGCGGTCGGGGTTGAGGAAGCGCTCGAACAGCAGACCGAAGCGGATCGGGTCGAGGTCGGTGATTTCGAGCGACCAGGCCACGACCGAGCCCGCGCCAGAGCCGCGACCTGGACCGACAGGGATGTCGTTGAGCTTCGCCCACTTGATGAAGTCGGAAACGATCAGGAAGTAGCCGGGAAAGCCCATCTTCGAAATGATGCCGAGCTCATAGGCCAGGCGATCATGGTACCTGCCGCGGTCGGCATCGGGGATGGCGTGGGCCGCAAGGCGACGTTCCAGACCCTCCTTGGCCTGAACTTCCATCTCCTCTGCCTCGGTACGACCGCCCTCGGTCTTGAACGGAGGCAGAATTTCCTTGCGCTTGCTCGGGGCAAACGCGCACCGGCGCGCGATCGCGGCCGCCTGCTCGAAGGCTTCAGGGAGATCGGAGAACAAATCCCGCATTTCGGCGGTCGTACGCAGATGGAAGCGCCGCGGGCTCTCGTCGAGAATGGACCCGTCGTCGTCGGCCACGACCGGCTTCATCAGCGCGACGGCCTGCGAGACGAGATAGGCATCATGCCGATCAAGCGATGCGTAGAGCACCTCCGAAGTCCCGACGATCGGCAGCTTCAGATCCAGCGCGAGCTTGAGGGTTTGCTTCTCGACCTCGATTTCGGTTTCGTCGGGATGGCCGTTACGGCAGATCTCCACGTAAACGCGGTCCTCGAACAGTGCCGGCAGGAACTGCAGCATCGCCTTGGCATGAGGGATATTGTCCGTGCCGCGGGACAGCATGCGTCCGATGACGCCGTCGGCGCCGCAGCCGGCCAGGCAGATGACCCCCTCACCCAGGGAGCGCATCTTCATCGCCTTGAGGATGTCGCCGGTGAGCAGTCCGGGCTTGCGGCCGGGCTCGACGCTGAGATTGTGGATGCGGCAGATGTTGATGTAGCCGATCTCGCTTTGCGCAAGCAGCACCACCGAGCCGATGACGTCTTTGACCGCGGTGGGCAAGAACAGCTTCACGCCGACGATGGGCTGGACGCCTTTTGCCGCTCCCTTGTCGGCCAGCGTCATCGCACCATGCAAGTTGTGCTCATCGGTCAGGGCGAGGGCCGGCTGGCCGTTTGCAACCGCCTGCTTGATCAGAGCGTCCACCTGAGACGCCGCCTTGCCGAATGAGTAATCCGACTGGACCCGGAGGTGAACGAACGGCTGCGTCACGATAGCTCCTCCGGGCTGACCCCGGCGATTCGTCGTATGGATTGTTGATAGACTCGTTCCACGATTGGCCGGCAATGGACAAGGAACGATTCGGCAGTCCATGGTCTGACCTGTGGATATCGAATCGGTGGCGTATGCTTGATCTGTTTTCTGTGCCGGCCGGTGGGCCCGTCGCTCATGGCATCGTTGCGGCCCTGTCGGATGAGCAGCTGGCCGCGGCTGAAGCGACAGCGTCACGCGTCGTTGTGGTTGCGGGGGCCGGGACGGGAAAGACGCGCACCCTCGTCGAGCGTATCGGCCATCTGGTGACCGCCAGGAGCATCGATCCCCAGGACGTCTGGGTCGTGACCTACACCAACAAGGCAGCCAAGGAAGTCCGCAGCCGGCTGGCCGACCGGCTCGGAAAGGCTTCCGCCGGTCGGCTCGTGATGGGCACGTTCCACTCGCTGGCTGCCCGCATCCTGCGGCGGAACGCAGCCGCGGCCGGGATCCAGAACAACTTCGTCATCGCTGACGACGATGATTCAGATCGCATCTTCCGGACTTGCATCGAGACCCTGGTTCCGGAGAACGCCGAGGGTCGGGCCGAGCGGATCAATCATCTGGCTACGGCCGCTCCGACCGCAATCCGCCGGTGGAAATGCTGGGGGCTCACGATCGAGGACATCGAGGAGCGAGGCCGCCCACGGCGGTCGGATGAAGATGAGCGCTTCGCGGCGATCTACGTTGCCTATCAGCACGAGCTCGAACGCCGCGGTTTACTCGATTTCGGCGACCTCGTTTTGAAGGCGACCGTTCTCCTGGAGCAAAATGAGGATGTGCTGGCGATCGAGGCCGGCTCAATTCGTCATCTGCTTGTCGACGAGGCCCAGGATGCAAACCAGGTGCAAGTCCGGTTTGCTGCCCTGCTGGCGTCTCGCGGTGCGGACATGTTCGTGGTCGGAGATGCCGACCAGAGCATCTTTTCGTTCCAGGGTGGATACCCCGAAGCGATGGCCCATCTCGGCGGGCCCGAGGCGCGCCACTTCAACCTGACCCTGAACCGTCGCTGCACGAGCCAGATCCTCAAGCCTGCAGTCACGCTGGTGAATTGGAACCGGCGCAAGCAGGAGAAGAATTTGCGGTCCGATCGTGAAGGTCAGGAGGTCGGTGTCGCCATCAACGGAGGTGAACGAGAAGAGGCTTCGGCCGTCGTCGGGCAGATCAAGCAACTGGTCGCCAGCGGCGCCGGCTATGACGATATCGCTGTTCTCGTCAGGTCGTCATTCGTCATTCCGGCCATCGAGGAGCTCTTCCTGCGTGCCGCGATCCCTTACGAACTGACGGGCGGTGCCAGCATCACGGATCGCGAAGAAACACGTGATATCGCCGCCTACCTGCGGCTTGCGGCAAATCCTCACGATGACCTCGCGTTCAGCCGCATCGTCAATCGTCCCGTCCGGGGGCTGGGTCCGGTCGCTGAGCATGCGATCGTTGATCGAGCCTTGAAGGCGCAGATGCCTTTCTATGAGGCCTGCATCCGCCATGCAGGCGATCCAGCGGCCAGACTGGCGCCTGGGGCTGACAAGGCGCTTCTGGCTCTCGGGGCGTTTCTCGACCGCATTCATCGGGCCTTGAGCCAGCAGGACGCCGAGTCGGAAGAGCTCGTGGCGATGACATGCGCCACAGATGGCGCCGGATATGGCGCCTATGCCGCTCGCGGCAATGATCGAAAGGCCAAGCGCCGGGTCGAAAACGTGGCCGCGATCGCGCGTATCGCCCGAGAGGAGCCAGACATCGTGGCCTTTCTGGAGCGTATCGCCTTGAGCGGCGAGATCTCGGAGGAAAAGCGCACCAAGGGATCGGTGACGATCTCGACGATGCACTCGTCCAAAGGGCTCGAATGGGATCATGTCCTGTGTCCGGCCTTCGACGGCGGCGTCATCCCGAGCCCGCGGGCGTTGCGCGAGGGTGACCGCGGCAAAGCCGGCGATCGATGGAAGGGGCCTTCAGGCGGAGGCATGGAGGAAGAGAGGCGGCTGGCTCATGTGGCCTTCACACGAGCCCGTCAGTCCCTGTGGGTGTCGTCGCCGACCATGCGCAGCGGCCGCCGGACAGATCCCTCATGCTTCCTGCCAGAGTCCGGGCTCGACCTGACAAGGCATTTCGATCCCCTGGTCGATCCGTCGTCCCGTGGAGGGCCGAAATTCCAGTCCCGGGGCAGCTCCTATGGGCGCAAGGGCTTCCATCGCAGATGAGCAGCAGATCAAAGCCGGTTGTCGGTTTCGATCCTGCAGCTGACGCTGTCGGCATGGGACGAGAAAGACGGCCATTATCCTACAAAGGAATTGCCCTGTTCATGGGGCTGGCGATTGCCGACCTGATCGTGGTCGCAATCGTTTGGCCGCACACCAATCTTTCGGGACGTGCGGTCGACGGCGACCACGGCACCGTCATTGTGGCAAGCGTCATCGACCGGCCCATCCCCGGTCGATGCACGCAGGCTTTGATCGACTATGCGACGAACAGGGCTCGCCTTCGCATCGCCGGCGAGTTTCCGACCCGTCACCGCTTCCAGGTTCGGCTCGCGCAGGCCGCTGCAGACTATGCGTCGAGTGACTGCCCTGTCGGGCCGCTACTGGCTGTCAGGGTGGCTGCCGACGAAACCGCGCGGAGAGCCGTCGATGATGGCGCTGGGCAGCGCTGGGCCTTCTGGAAACGCTCATGACAGCCCGGATGAGCCTCGAGGAGGCGCGCAGGCTGGGCCTGGTCCCCAAGGGTGATGACGAGCCTGCCTCAGCCCGCAGAAAGCCTCAGGCTGGGACAGCCCTTCCAAAGCGCATCGCGGCGATGCTGGGAGGAGTGCGACGGGCGCACAAGGGAGGTCGGCACAAGGTCAACGGCGAGACAGCCGCGCCCTTCGCCGAGGTCAGGTTCGTCATCCAGGGCGATCCCCGCACAAAGCATCGAGCCCGGACGCACCTGTCGAAGCGCGAGATCCTGGCGGCCTTCGCGCGCTCGAAAGGCAGGCTGGAGGTCTTTTCCAAATTGCTGGACGAGATCAAGTACACCTCGCACACGCCTGACGAGACCAAGGCTCACGAACAGCACATTGCCATGATGGCAGGCGCGGCGATGCGCGGTCGAACACCGGCCTTGATCCCGCTGCATGTCGAAATCACGTTCAGATTGGACGGTGAGGCTGATCTCTGGCCGACCGATGTGACGGATCCCGACCTGGACAACGCCGTCAAGGCCGTCCTCGATGGCTGCAACAAGATCGTCTGGAAGGACGATCGCCTCGTGTGCTCCATGTCGGTCGAGAAGCGATGCTCCAGGTCGCCTTCCACGACCGTCGTCGTGCGGCAGGCGACGCAGGCATCATTCGGGGATAACGCAGACTGACGATTTTGGCCGGCAAGGAGTGATGTTAGGACTCGATCATCAATCCATGATTGGACCTGGCAGATGACCGACCGCCTGATTTTCTTCGACACCGAGACCACGGGTTTCACCCCGCCGGCCGACCGAGTGGTCGAGTTTGGCGGTGTCGAGGTCATCGACACGGTTGAGACCGGAAACGTCCTGCACAAGTACATCAACCCGCAGCGCGATATGCCCGAGGACGCCTTCAAGGTTCACGGGCTGAGCGAGGAGTTTCTGCGCGACAAGCCAGTTTTCGCGGCCGTTGCTCGCGAAATCGCGGATTTTCTCGACGGCGCGACCGTGGTTGCCCACAATGCAGGGTTCGACATCAAGTTCTTGACGGCGGAGTTCGCGAAGGTCGGCATCAAGCCGCCCTGGAAAACCTACGTCGACACGTTGATCATCGCGAAACGGCGTTTCCCGAGTAGTCCGAACAGTCTCGATGCCTTGTTGGACCGTTTCGGCATCGATCGATCCAACCGGACGCTTCACGGCGCCCTCCTCGACGCCAAACTCCTCATCCCGGTCTACATCAAGCTGCTCAATCTCGATCAGCTGCGCCTGACGCGCGATGAGGCCCCGGCGGAAGTCGTCGCCAGCGTCATCCCGAACCAGGCCAGGCAGACGTGGTTTCCCAGGCGCGACGCAATCGCGGCCAGCGCGACCGAAGCTGCTCGTCATCAGGCCTTCCTCGCCAAGCTCGGAGACAGCGCGCTCTGGAAACAGTGGGCAGAGGAGGCCCAGGAGGCGGCTGCAGCTTGACCACGACCTTTGCCATGGTCTCATTCCCTAATCCTTTGTTCGTCGTCGAATCGGTGATCGTATCGTGAGTGTCCTGTCTCAGTCGGACCAGCCGGGTCCAGTTCCCGAGTTTCTCCAGAGCGTCGAGCGCCTGACGAGCGGCTTCTCCGCTCTGACGCGTCAGTCCCTCGACAAGATCAAGGATGGCCTGGCACTGCGGGACGCCGAAAACGCTGTCCTGGCTCAGGAGAACCGTGAACTGCGTGCTGAAATCGACCAGCTCAAGGCGGCGATTGCCCGAAGTGATGCCGAGCGCAGCGCAGCTCTCGCCACAGCCAGAAGTGCCGAGATCGCGAAAGCTCAGGTCGTGGATGAGCAGAAGAGGCTGCTCGCCGCCACCGACGTCATGATGCGCTCGTTTGGACGAGGGATGGGCATCGTCGGAGAGGGCGGAAGCCGAATTGGAGCCTTCGAAGAGATCGCACGTGCGCGGGTGAAGTACGGCGTCGCGACCGAAACCCAGGCTCAGCTGGAGCCGGGGGGCGCGGCGTCCGTCGTCGAGACGAGCGCCGCAGAGATCGCGCATCTTGCCAGGCCCCTCGCCGAGCCGGTCCGGAGCGAGCCGCCGGTATCGCCCCAGCCGCTCGCGGATACTGGGATCATCGAGCTTCCACGCCGTGTCCAGGCTCCGAGCTTCAGGGTGGTGCCCCAGCATCCCATGACCACAGAGAGCGAAATCGAGCTCGCCGCCGGCCTGGCCGAGTTCACCAACCTTTTGCCCGGACGCCGTGACGTCCGCATGATGGCGGGAGCCTGAGATGACCGTCATGACCAACCCCGGCGAATACAGGTCGCTGCTGTCCCAGGCACAGGCCGTCGCGGACGCTCTGATCAATCTGGATTCCGAGCGAAGCCGCAAAGCGCTCTCGCATTCGCTCGGTCAGCTGCACGATGCAATTGCTGCCAAGGACGACCGCATCGGGGAGCTGACCCGGCTTCTGACGGAATCCCGTCAGGAGACGGCGGACATCCGCCGGGAGCTCAACCAGAACCAGTTGGACAGTGCGTCTCATGTCGAGACCGTGCGAGAGCGCCTGCTGGCCCAACATCAGGACGAGGTCGGAAGGCTCAAGGCAGCCTATGGCCAGGAAATCGCGGCCCTCGTGAACAGCAACAAGGCGGACCGGGAACGCGTTCGCGCAGAGCACATTCACGAGCGCGATCGGTTGACCGAGCAGGTCGAAGCGGCCGAGCTGCGGGCCCAGGAGGTGCGTCAGGCAGCTGCCGCGATGCTCGTCGACGAGAAGGCTCGCCTCACAGCGACGTTCGAAGCCGAGAGGCAGGCCCTGACCCGCTCGTTCGACGTCGAGAGGCTGGCGCTGACGACTGGCTTCGAGAGCGAGCGGGTCGCGATGCGCGCGACATTCGACGAAGAGACGGGGCGTCTGCGCTCCATCGTGGACGACAT
This genomic window from Bosea sp. RAC05 contains:
- the dnaQ gene encoding DNA polymerase III subunit epsilon, with protein sequence MTDRLIFFDTETTGFTPPADRVVEFGGVEVIDTVETGNVLHKYINPQRDMPEDAFKVHGLSEEFLRDKPVFAAVAREIADFLDGATVVAHNAGFDIKFLTAEFAKVGIKPPWKTYVDTLIIAKRRFPSSPNSLDALLDRFGIDRSNRTLHGALLDAKLLIPVYIKLLNLDQLRLTRDEAPAEVVASVIPNQARQTWFPRRDAIAASATEAARHQAFLAKLGDSALWKQWAEEAQEAAAA
- a CDS encoding ATP-dependent helicase, which translates into the protein MLDLFSVPAGGPVAHGIVAALSDEQLAAAEATASRVVVVAGAGTGKTRTLVERIGHLVTARSIDPQDVWVVTYTNKAAKEVRSRLADRLGKASAGRLVMGTFHSLAARILRRNAAAAGIQNNFVIADDDDSDRIFRTCIETLVPENAEGRAERINHLATAAPTAIRRWKCWGLTIEDIEERGRPRRSDEDERFAAIYVAYQHELERRGLLDFGDLVLKATVLLEQNEDVLAIEAGSIRHLLVDEAQDANQVQVRFAALLASRGADMFVVGDADQSIFSFQGGYPEAMAHLGGPEARHFNLTLNRRCTSQILKPAVTLVNWNRRKQEKNLRSDREGQEVGVAINGGEREEASAVVGQIKQLVASGAGYDDIAVLVRSSFVIPAIEELFLRAAIPYELTGGASITDREETRDIAAYLRLAANPHDDLAFSRIVNRPVRGLGPVAEHAIVDRALKAQMPFYEACIRHAGDPAARLAPGADKALLALGAFLDRIHRALSQQDAESEELVAMTCATDGAGYGAYAARGNDRKAKRRVENVAAIARIAREEPDIVAFLERIALSGEISEEKRTKGSVTISTMHSSKGLEWDHVLCPAFDGGVIPSPRALREGDRGKAGDRWKGPSGGGMEEERRLAHVAFTRARQSLWVSSPTMRSGRRTDPSCFLPESGLDLTRHFDPLVDPSSRGGPKFQSRGSSYGRKGFHRR
- a CDS encoding RusA family crossover junction endodeoxyribonuclease, with amino-acid sequence MSLEEARRLGLVPKGDDEPASARRKPQAGTALPKRIAAMLGGVRRAHKGGRHKVNGETAAPFAEVRFVIQGDPRTKHRARTHLSKREILAAFARSKGRLEVFSKLLDEIKYTSHTPDETKAHEQHIAMMAGAAMRGRTPALIPLHVEITFRLDGEADLWPTDVTDPDLDNAVKAVLDGCNKIVWKDDRLVCSMSVEKRCSRSPSTTVVVRQATQASFGDNAD
- the dnaE gene encoding DNA polymerase III subunit alpha gives rise to the protein MDCRIVPCPLPANRGTSLSTIHTTNRRGQPGGAIVTQPFVHLRVQSDYSFGKAASQVDALIKQAVANGQPALALTDEHNLHGAMTLADKGAAKGVQPIVGVKLFLPTAVKDVIGSVVLLAQSEIGYINICRIHNLSVEPGRKPGLLTGDILKAMKMRSLGEGVICLAGCGADGVIGRMLSRGTDNIPHAKAMLQFLPALFEDRVYVEICRNGHPDETEIEVEKQTLKLALDLKLPIVGTSEVLYASLDRHDAYLVSQAVALMKPVVADDDGSILDESPRRFHLRTTAEMRDLFSDLPEAFEQAAAIARRCAFAPSKRKEILPPFKTEGGRTEAEEMEVQAKEGLERRLAAHAIPDADRGRYHDRLAYELGIISKMGFPGYFLIVSDFIKWAKLNDIPVGPGRGSGAGSVVAWSLEITDLDPIRFGLLFERFLNPDRVSMPDFDVDFCTDRCEEVIQYVSHKYGLDCVARIATFTQVKAKTALNDAGRVVQHKDEAGLSVFEVNRLRALVHDKPSDPKTLAQVYAEVDEFKSLVGESKRAGAAYRNALKIEGLFRTSSMHAAGVVMADKPLTEFVPVGFDEKTGTQIAQFNMKEVEKAGLVKFDFLALKNLTVIKHALNHIKATKGIDVDISTLPLEDAAVYAMLAEGRANGVFQFESAGMKDVLTKMRVSRFEDLIAAVSLFRPGPMEMIPTYCKRKLGAETPVYPEPVDRTKPFLEETFGIMVYQEQVMKVAQEVAGYSLGQADLLRRAMGKKIPEEMAKEKGRFIEGATSRGTPDKKAAELFDLIEKFAGYGFNKSHAAAYALIAYQTAWLKCHYPVEYFSALLSYEKEAERKSLIKGDMDAVGVEFLQPDINRSKGRFAPEQRDDGTWGIRFGLTAIGGISAIDGFLAEREANGPFTDIFDFCKRGASHFNTAQLKSLASAGAFDCLAPVKNRKRLREAVVYLAKNLPKDNGTADLFGGAAEIKLPRDIDEVAEDVDSVVIQNEFDAVGFFFREHPLDRFAAPLHQARARRRKAICEYMLAQGKAQMQNMTVYGLVENIFINFTKRDRQPYVRFDLVERGDRYALNVFSGRGKLGSIDEIKSVLKGASDERKAVVVVVDLALKEGGEIYMSVKEIHDADAYLQAIPRKESVTITLDPRPMRFDPDTAASIAQITEAAKSNAITFDAAYQQLSDIYSPLTNGLIETINSLIGELPESDDDSSHHEIRYRILHPVGDEEYRFTVCDIAPTKRFIDGQLMHAIGTNIGVVGVETRVM